The window GAAGGAATTGGAAAAACCAATTTTGCCAAATCCAACTCAAAAAATAGTTGATGGCGATCGCGATTAGCAAGCACCCCACCGCAGTCAACAAAGCTTGACGGATATATTCGGGACGCCTTTGTTCCTGCGCTAGATTAATTGCCATCTGAATGCTCGATCGCCACTGTTGCGCCTGTTCCTCTTTCTCGACACCTGGGGGCGTGTCTTTTTCGGTAACTGTCAGCAAATTAGTGCTATTTACCTTAATGACTGGTAAATCGTTAACTTCTACCACCTTCACTTCCACCGGGTTGCCTGATGCCACTGCCCGATTTAAAATTTGATTGGCATAATCAGCCCTCGGTTGAGCGTCAAATCCCTCCAATTGGCTAACTTTAAACAATTGGCGTCCATCCACGTTTATAGAAGCACTAGCTTTTGCTTGCGCCAAAACAGGCGTGATGCTCAACAGCAAACCGAAAATGAAGCTGAAGACAACTAGCCGCAGAAGTTTATTTTTTATACCTGAAAGTAGATTGCAACAAATCATTAGGATAAGAAATATCAGAATTTCCAAAAGGGAGCATAGCAAGCGATGGTATACGATTACGACCTCTTCGTGATAGGTGCGGGTTCCGGGGGGCTAGCAGCTTCCAAAAGAGCGGCTTCTTACGGGGCGAAAGTGGCGATATCGGAACGAGATTTGGTGGGCGGGACTTGCGTTATTCGCGGTTGCGTTCCCAAGAAACTATTGGTTTACGGCTCGAAATTTTCCCACCTCTACCAAGATGCGGTAGGTTACGGTTGGAGCGAAGTTCATCCGACTTTTGATTGGCAAAAACTAATTACTGCCGTTGATAATGAAGTCAAACGCCTCAATCAAGTACATATTAATTTGTTGGAAAAAGCTGGCGTTGAATTAATTAAAGGTAGTGCTAGTTTATTAGATGCTCATACCGTGCAAATTGACGATCGCACGGTGAGTGCCGATAAAATTTTGATTGCGGTAGGAGGAGAAGCGATTAAGCCAAATCTTCCCGGTATGGAGTATGCGATTACTTCCCGCGAAATGTTTCTTTTGCCAGAACAACCCAAGCGGATGGCAATTATCGGTGCTGGCTACATTGCTGCGGAATTTGCTTGCATCATGAATGGATTGGGAACGAAGGTCGATTTGTTGATTCGTCGCGATCGAATCCTGAGAGATTTTGATGAAGATATTTACAATGGCGTTCAGGAAGGAATGACCAAACATGGTATCAATATTATCGGCAATACCCAACTAAAAAAACTGGCGAAAGTGTCAGATGGTTTGCAACTTACCTTTGTGGAAAAAGACAAAGATACGGAATCTACGATTACTGTCGATGCAGTTTTAGTCGCGATCGGTCGCGCTCCTAATTTAGCAGGTCTTGGTTTGGAAAATGCGGGAGTGAAAACGGTTTTATGTGAAGAGGAAGGTTTGCCGAGATTGCACGGTTACAGCGTGAATTGCGCGATCGAAGTTGATGAATACAGCCGCACCAGTCAATCGAATATTTTTGCAGTGGGAGATTGCACGAATCGGATTAATTTAACTCCGGTGGCGATTGGAGAAGGAAGGGCGTTTGCCGATACGGAATTTGGCAATAATCAGCGCATTTTCAGCCACGATCATGTGGCATCTGCCGTATTTACTCAACCGGAAGCAGCCACGGTTGGTTTGAGCGAAGCAGAAGCGAGAGAAAAATATGGTGATGCGGTGCAAGTATATCGCGCTCGTTTTCGTCCGATGTTCCACAGTTTAACTGGTGCTGATGAAAAAGTGATGGTTAAATTGGTGATTGACGGGAATAGCGATCGCGTTTTGGGCGCTCACATGGTTGGCGAAAATGCCGCAGAAATCATTCAAGGAATTGCGATCGCACTCAAAATGGGCGCTACTAAAAAAGATTTCGACGCCACCGTTGGTATTCACCCTTCTACCGCAGAGGAATTCGTAACTTTGCGATAAAGGCAAAAGGCAAGAAATAGAAGGTAAAAGGTAAAAGGCACAAGTCATAAATTTCCCTTTTTCCTTTTCCCCTAGAACACCGATTTAGTATTGTCGTTGGGGAGGCTTGGGGTAACGAAATATCGATTGCGAAAGAAACCCCGGTTTCTCATCTCCGACGACAATACTGAATCGATGTTCTAGAAGCTTGGATTTGTGTAGCATCCCAAAAAGGATACGCTGGAATTATTAGTAATATTTACGATATTGGCATAACAGAAAGTGCAAAACCCTCTAGGCGTTTTATACATTTTCCCGATCGCCTAAAAGTGAGATTAGTTTACTCGTTATACCAGTTCTCTCTAAAGATGCGCTTAATATTTCGTAACTTATTTCCATGAAATCTTTGCTAGGCATAGTAGCCTTTGCAGAAAGTATTAAGCGCATTGTTACAGAGAAATGGTATTAGTTACTTCGCGATCGCCACATCAGCAAGGCGACTCCACTCATTCCAAGAACCATCATAATTCCGAACCTTTGGATAACCCAACAAATACTTCAAAACAAACCAAGTATACCCAGAACGACCACCGATCGCGCAATAAGGAAACACCTCTTTATCAGATGTGATACCTTTACTGCTATAAAGAGCTTGCAATTCGTCGAATGATTTAAAAGTACCATCCTCATTCAAAGTAAGAAGATGTTCGATATGCAGCGCCCCAGAAATATGTCCGGTGCGTTCGCCTTCTTGAGGAGGTCGATCGAAAAACCATTCACCACTGTACTCTTTTTCAGTGCGAACATCCAACAAGATACGATCCGTTCGTCCTATTGATGCTTGAACTTCCTCATACAAAACCCGTAAACTATTATCAAGTTCCTTGGCAGAATATGGAACTGGTGAGAACGTCGATAATTCTTTTGCCAGTGGACGATTTTCTAACTTCCACTTCTGATATCCACCATTAAGAACTCGCACGTTTTGATGTCCGAACAACTTCAACAGCCAGAAAATCCAAGCACCAGTACCGGGATAACTACCGTAAGCGATTACCGTCGTGTCGTTACTAATACCCGATTTTGACATCAATTTTTCAAAAGATTTTGCATCTAAATTTATTCTCCAATCTGGCTGCAACAAATCTGTCAAAATATTCCAAAATACAGCCATTGGAAGGTGAGCATTTTCGTATGGCGCTGGACTCATGTCCACTTCAATAATCCGAATATTCGGATCGTCAAGATGATTTTCTAACCAGTTGGTATCGACTAAAACTTCCGGATGAGCATACTGAGACATTTGTTTTTTCCCTAATTAAACTAAAAGATAAAGTTAAATTGAAAATGCAATTATTCTTCTGCAAGGCTGGGCGAAATAACCCGCCATACGCGATGAACTAAACTTGTAGAAGCAGAAAACAGTGCCAATCCAATTAGGGGGTGAAGTACTGCTAAAGGCAGTGGAAATTTCAGGTGAATGGTCAGAAATTGCAACCCCAGTAGTATTGGTAGGCTGACTGCAAGGCGACGCACTTTGGACGAAAAAGGTATTGCGTATGCCCACACCAACAAAATTATTGATAATCCGCCGTATCCTCTTACCAGCCAAACATGGACGTTCCACCACTCAGGATTGTAAAAATATGCCAATCCGACGGTTAGTATTTGTGCGATCGCGCAGAGATTGAACAACACTGTTAAGATGTAAAATAACATCTGACTCTGCTGTGGTGATGTTTGTACTGCATCAAAACTAGGACTTGCAATCATCGTAAAAATATCCTTTAAAGTGAATCGGTAGAGGATTTAACTCAACTAAAGCTAAGGTAGAACCTACTACGCTTATCCGCCTAGACCTCGAAAGGGTACACTTGGAAACTTATGGCTGACTTGCAATCTTTATTTCCAACTCTCACTCAAGCCAAAGATGAACTAGAATTGCGATCGCACATTTATACTCAAGTAGGTGAGTATTTTGCCGCCAAACGTGCCGGATTATTTTTCTTCGACGCGCTACCTAAGAAAATCCGAGAACCTCATCTTCAAAACTTGATGGAATTAGCCTTATCCACCGAATATAATCCAGTTTTGCGCTACTTGGTGGAACGACACAGCCCAGTTCATGAAGCTTTGGTGGTATCTCCAAAAACATGGCAGTTGATTTGTCCTCGCGCCGACCACTGGCACGTTATGGCTGGCCCAATCGTTAATCGAGGACAGTTAGTGGGTGCAGTTGGCTTTACTCGCGTGCGCGAAATGCCTTCCTTCGATACGCAAAATTTAATGGATTTGAGTGCGCTTTGTCTCCATCTTTCCACTTGGGTAGCGACAGTCCGTTCATCAACACCATTATTAAAAACAAATTCTTTAACATCCCGCGAGATGGAAATTGCTACGCTGGTAGCACAAGGAAAAACAAATGCACAAATTGGGGCAGAACTTTGGATTACTGAAAACTCGGTGAAGCAAGCTTTAAAGAGGATATTTCGGAAGTTGGAAGTTTCTTCTCGTACTCAAATGATTGCTCGACTTTCCGAGCGAATAGAACTTTTTCATTAAACAAAAAATTAATTGAATGGTCGAGCGAAACAAGAAATTTAGCGATTTAATTTAATTTCCCTGATGTAAAAAGAAAAGCTTATTAAAAACCATGAATGGCCTTATATTCAATCGTAAATACCACGTCAGATATCTTTTGAAAAAAGTTTTGATTTAGAAGCTATGTAAAATGAGGAGGAGGCATAATTAAGATGGCATTTGAGAACGCACCAACGATCGCGCTCGATACCGACAGACAACCAATTACTGCCGTGATTTCCCATTTAGTGAAACAGGGATGCGAGGAAGAATACGAACAATGGTTGCGTGATATTTCTGCGGTTGCCCAACAGTTTGAGGGACACGCCGGGGTTAGTTTTATCCGACCTCAAGATGCAGCCCATCCCGAATATGTGATAATTCTCAAGTTTGATTGCTACAAGCATCTCAAGGAATGGATGGATTCTCCTACTCGCCAACGTTGGATAGATTTGGTAAAACCTTTAGTGCAACAGGATCAAAACGTGCAAATTTTGACAGGCTTAGAAACCTGGTTTACACTGCCTGGAAAACTGGTTCAGCACCCACCTAAACGCTACAAAATGGCGATTCTAACCTCCCTAGCAGTCTTTGCTGTAGCCCAACTCCTGGGGATACTCATTGCACCTGGATTGACAGTATTACCTCCCTTAGTGAGATCGTTGGTATTAACTGTGCTAACGGTTTTCTGTTTGACTTATTTGGTTATGCCCCGCGTGACGAGGTTATTTTATGGTTGGCTTTATCCAAAACATCGTTCTCGTTGAAGCTTAATGCTAACTCTCATCAGTAAGTACATCTAGTTCAGATATTGATTGATTTTCCGTTTTTCCGTAGTTATACTGGTGTATCCATCAAAGCCGTTGTCTACGATTAAGTTGTATAAGGAATCAGTTACATTAAACTTAAATATATTTAACGTAAACCATGCTTTGTGTCCAAAGCATGGTTTTATGGTAAAAACTTAGTTTAAATAATCAACCTAAACATGGCAAATTGGATACAAATTAAAGGCTGGGTCAAAAAAGGTTACGGTGTAGCATCAGGTCAAGGTAAAGACCCAAGGTTTCCCAATGGTACGATTGAAATGCAAAAGCCCTTGTTTCAAGAACTCGGTCTGGACTTAAGTAACTATTTTTCTGGCACGATTAACATTTCTATTGCTCCACATCAATACCAAATTAAACAGCCTAAATATACATTCAGAAATCTGAAATGGACTCCAGCACAACCAGCGGAAGACTTTTCATTTTGTGATTGTCAAATTTTACTGAATAATGAAAAATCACAGTCTGGGTTAATTTATTATCCTCATCCAGAAACCAAACCAGAGCATTTTCAGACCCCCGATACCCTGGAGATTATGACTTCTTTTATCAATGATTTGCGATACGGAGACGAATTGATAATTACGGTCGATCGGCAACAAATTAATATTGATTAAGCATAAGCAGATAAGCAGAGCAAAAGCTTTCTTTGTCTTGTTAGTTAGCTAGTAACCTTTAAATATTTATTTGGCCAGCCCTACTTGCCAATCAAGTCCAATCTTATTTATTTCTAGAAAAAAACTACTTTTATTCAGCAAGCCCTAACTAGCAACTGTAGTTATGATCGAAGGGGAGATAAATAGTAAATGTCGATCCGCTGCTTTTTCCCTTACTGGTAGCATTAATGCTGCCACCATGTGCTTCGACAATTTTACGCGCGATCGCTAAACCCAAACCCGTGCCGCTACCTTTGCGAGAACGGTCTCCCGTGTAAAACTGTTCAAAAATGTGAGGCATATCAGTTTCGCTGATTCCCGGGCCTTGGTCTTTAATTTTTATGACAATTTGGTTACCTTCTTTCTGGGCCCAGACAAAAACTTGGGAATCAGCCACGGAATATTTAATCGCGTTATCTAATATGTTTAAGAAAGCTTGAATCAGTCTTTCCGGATCGCCTTGCAGTTCCACGTCAGCTACATCTATCCCGATGCCGACCTTATTAGATTGCATCCGAATTTCGATTGCTTGAACGGCACGATTGATCAAAGGTTTTAACTTGACAGTTTGTTTTTCCAGGGAAGTTACGCCTGCTTCTAGCCTACCTAAATCTAATAAGTCATGAATTAATCTGGATAGGCGCTTAATTTCTTCTTGAGTAGTATGAATAAAGCGATCGCGTAATTGAGGTTCTTCAGCAGCACCATTAGCTAATGCTTCTAGAGTCACTAACACATTACTCACCGGGGTACGCAATTCGTGGGATACGCTAGCTAAAAATGTCCGTCGTTCGTTATCGAGAGAAGCCAGCCGTTTACTCATGCGGTTTAACTCGATCGCTAACTGACCTAATTCATCTTCTTGCGCGATTTTTAGATTGTCGCCAAAATGACCGCCGCCCAATCGAATGGCGAAATTGCACATTGCTTGAATCGGTCTAGCTATACTGCGAGTAAGATATTCGCTAATTATCGCACAGAGTAATACCGTTACCACCAAAGTTCCTAAAATCGTCCAAATCATGCTTTGAAACTGGCGTTGGAACTGTCTGAGGGTGAGCGACATCCGCAACACTCCCAGCATTTGGCCATCCCGGTAGATCGGACGCGCTACGTATAAGCGATCGTCGTTGGAAAATACACCTTTGGCAACGCCCTGAGTTGTCTGCTGTTGAAAAGCCTCCTTCATACCGGGAACTTCTAACCAGTTAATTGCCTGATAATCCGTATCGGGAGACGAAGTTGATATTAACCGACCATCTGGTGAAAATACCCGCAAGGTAATAGTTTTAGGAGCGCCATAACGCTGTACTAAAAGAGCCACTCGGTCTAAATTTTGTTCTTCTAAAGAGTCAGCTAAACTCTCACTTAAGGCACTAGTCCAAGCATCTAAATCAGCTTCTCTGGTTTTCATGAAATATATATAAAAAGACCATAAAATATAGCTGGTTAAGAGCGATGTTCCTATTGCTATGAGAGCTAAATAGCTAGCTAATAATCTGGTGTGAATGGAATTCCATCTGATCCGAATAGGCCACAAAGTCATTCGCTTTTATAATATATATTTGAGATTTTAAATTGTATAGCGTAATTGGCGAACGGTCATTTTTTTTGTGGTAATTCTTAACGAAAAACCAAGTCAACGATGAGCGTAAATAATTTATTTATTCTGATTGTTCTGCTTTTGCTGTAGCACGGCGACGCAGAACTGCTTTCATGCGAGCTAGCAGTTCGCGAGTGTTAAATGGTTTAGTAATATAATCATCTGCACCAGCTTCTAAGCCCCAAATTTTATCAATATCTTGGTCTTTT of the Leptolyngbyaceae cyanobacterium genome contains:
- the gor gene encoding glutathione-disulfide reductase, coding for MVYDYDLFVIGAGSGGLAASKRAASYGAKVAISERDLVGGTCVIRGCVPKKLLVYGSKFSHLYQDAVGYGWSEVHPTFDWQKLITAVDNEVKRLNQVHINLLEKAGVELIKGSASLLDAHTVQIDDRTVSADKILIAVGGEAIKPNLPGMEYAITSREMFLLPEQPKRMAIIGAGYIAAEFACIMNGLGTKVDLLIRRDRILRDFDEDIYNGVQEGMTKHGINIIGNTQLKKLAKVSDGLQLTFVEKDKDTESTITVDAVLVAIGRAPNLAGLGLENAGVKTVLCEEEGLPRLHGYSVNCAIEVDEYSRTSQSNIFAVGDCTNRINLTPVAIGEGRAFADTEFGNNQRIFSHDHVASAVFTQPEAATVGLSEAEAREKYGDAVQVYRARFRPMFHSLTGADEKVMVKLVIDGNSDRVLGAHMVGENAAEIIQGIAIALKMGATKKDFDATVGIHPSTAEEFVTLR
- a CDS encoding sulfurtransferase, translating into MSQYAHPEVLVDTNWLENHLDDPNIRIIEVDMSPAPYENAHLPMAVFWNILTDLLQPDWRINLDAKSFEKLMSKSGISNDTTVIAYGSYPGTGAWIFWLLKLFGHQNVRVLNGGYQKWKLENRPLAKELSTFSPVPYSAKELDNSLRVLYEEVQASIGRTDRILLDVRTEKEYSGEWFFDRPPQEGERTGHISGALHIEHLLTLNEDGTFKSFDELQALYSSKGITSDKEVFPYCAIGGRSGYTWFVLKYLLGYPKVRNYDGSWNEWSRLADVAIAK
- a CDS encoding DUF6220 domain-containing protein; this translates as MIASPSFDAVQTSPQQSQMLFYILTVLFNLCAIAQILTVGLAYFYNPEWWNVHVWLVRGYGGLSIILLVWAYAIPFSSKVRRLAVSLPILLGLQFLTIHLKFPLPLAVLHPLIGLALFSASTSLVHRVWRVISPSLAEE
- a CDS encoding LuxR C-terminal-related transcriptional regulator → MADLQSLFPTLTQAKDELELRSHIYTQVGEYFAAKRAGLFFFDALPKKIREPHLQNLMELALSTEYNPVLRYLVERHSPVHEALVVSPKTWQLICPRADHWHVMAGPIVNRGQLVGAVGFTRVREMPSFDTQNLMDLSALCLHLSTWVATVRSSTPLLKTNSLTSREMEIATLVAQGKTNAQIGAELWITENSVKQALKRIFRKLEVSSRTQMIARLSERIELFH
- a CDS encoding antibiotic biosynthesis monooxygenase gives rise to the protein MAFENAPTIALDTDRQPITAVISHLVKQGCEEEYEQWLRDISAVAQQFEGHAGVSFIRPQDAAHPEYVIILKFDCYKHLKEWMDSPTRQRWIDLVKPLVQQDQNVQILTGLETWFTLPGKLVQHPPKRYKMAILTSLAVFAVAQLLGILIAPGLTVLPPLVRSLVLTVLTVFCLTYLVMPRVTRLFYGWLYPKHRSR
- a CDS encoding ATP-binding protein — its product is MKTREADLDAWTSALSESLADSLEEQNLDRVALLVQRYGAPKTITLRVFSPDGRLISTSSPDTDYQAINWLEVPGMKEAFQQQTTQGVAKGVFSNDDRLYVARPIYRDGQMLGVLRMSLTLRQFQRQFQSMIWTILGTLVVTVLLCAIISEYLTRSIARPIQAMCNFAIRLGGGHFGDNLKIAQEDELGQLAIELNRMSKRLASLDNERRTFLASVSHELRTPVSNVLVTLEALANGAAEEPQLRDRFIHTTQEEIKRLSRLIHDLLDLGRLEAGVTSLEKQTVKLKPLINRAVQAIEIRMQSNKVGIGIDVADVELQGDPERLIQAFLNILDNAIKYSVADSQVFVWAQKEGNQIVIKIKDQGPGISETDMPHIFEQFYTGDRSRKGSGTGLGLAIARKIVEAHGGSINATSKGKSSGSTFTIYLPFDHNYSC